A single genomic interval of Picosynechococcus sp. PCC 7003 harbors:
- a CDS encoding prepilin-type N-terminal cleavage/methylation domain-containing protein codes for MMQPRWTTKNNSSSVPKQGQQGFTFIEVLAGIIVSTIFVLVTAEATFVSVVLRVQAQRASEAMNAIQSDFDEIKYEAALSFSNASPDCDATTPEKGYAQALINQIKAPDPPTLVNKEYNMNRNLSIPDQPPYNIVEVSYRVEDPDSGRIVAEYYSEIIPDAFFACRN; via the coding sequence ATGATGCAACCTCGATGGACGACAAAAAACAACTCTAGCTCTGTCCCTAAACAAGGTCAGCAAGGCTTTACCTTTATTGAAGTCTTGGCAGGGATTATTGTTTCGACAATCTTTGTGCTTGTGACAGCCGAGGCCACATTTGTTAGTGTTGTTTTGCGAGTACAGGCCCAGCGTGCATCTGAAGCGATGAATGCAATCCAGTCAGACTTTGACGAAATTAAATATGAGGCTGCTTTGTCTTTCTCAAATGCCTCGCCTGACTGCGACGCAACTACCCCAGAAAAGGGTTATGCCCAAGCATTAATCAATCAGATTAAGGCTCCTGACCCTCCTACTCTGGTGAACAAAGAATACAATATGAACCGAAATTTAAGTATTCCGGATCAGCCTCCTTACAACATTGTGGAAGTCAGTTATCGAGTTGAAGATCCAGATAGCGGGCGAATCGTCGCAGAATATTATTCGGAGATTATCCCTGATGCCTTCTTTGCCTGTCGGAATTAG